From Primulina huaijiensis isolate GDHJ02 chromosome 15, ASM1229523v2, whole genome shotgun sequence, one genomic window encodes:
- the LOC140958321 gene encoding acyl carrier protein 1, mitochondrial — translation MLNRGHFTFSPQSKMASALKSTILRHVRVPIGGTLNFNYSRLTANRSMSSHGDDHLDKQQVVDRVLDIVKSFPKVDPSKVTPDVHFQKDLGLDSLDTVEIVMAIEEEFKLEIPDKEADKIDSCSLAIEYVYSHPMAS, via the exons ATGCTAAATAGAGGCCATTTCACGTTTAGCCCGCAGAGTAAGATGGCGTCGGCGCTGAAATCCACCATACTCCGCCACGTTAGGGTTCCCATTGGCGGAACTCTAAACTTTAACTACTCCAGACTGACGGCCAATCGATCGATGTCGTCACACGGCGATGATCACCTCGACAAGCAACAAGTGGTCGATCGAGTGCTCGACATCGTGAAGAGCTTCCCCAAAGTTGACCCCTCCAAG GTGACTCCTGATGTTCATTTTCAGAAAGATCTGGGATTGGATAGCTTAGACACTGTCGAGATTGTAATGGCCATTGAGGAAGAGTTCAAGCTTGAAATTCCTGACAAGGAAGCTGATAAAATCGACTCCTGCTCTCTTGCAATTGAATATGTTTACAGCCATCCAATGGCTAGCTAA